One stretch of Bordetella avium DNA includes these proteins:
- a CDS encoding UvrD-helicase domain-containing protein: MSTDAPIGHGLNPAQKEAVLYLDGPCLVLAGAGSGKTRVITQKIAYLLRECGYMGRNVVALTFTNKAAREMTERVKPLVDRKLAKGLTISTFHALGVRLLREEAVHAGLKPQFSILDADDAMAIIQDLLATTDRGRLREVQSIISLWKNALLEPDDAAKVAVTPGEVEAVAVYRSYAATLAAYQAVDFDDLIRIPAKLLEDNEAVRTRWQNRVRYLLVDEYQDTNVCQYRLVQLLTGTRSMFTAVGDDDQAIYAWRGATIENLAKLTTDYPNLKLIKLEQNYRSVQRILAAANNVIERNPKLFEKKLWSDLGAGEPITVSPMDGEEHEAESIAMKISASRFERQAQWKDFAILYRSNHQSRVLEQALRNLKIPYTISGGQSFFDKAEVRDVLAYLRLVANDDDDPAFIRAATTPKRGIGQATLQTLGQYAAQRAISLLEASAEEGLEALLQPRQLEPLRTFGEFIRRIQWRAGRSAEGAATRAAEPAGPLLDDLMSAIDYERFLFDSLEERPAQNRWQNVLELMAWLKRKADEDGMTLFELVQHVALVTMLERGEDEEPDAVKLSTLHASKGLEYPHVYLVGVEEGLLPHVGRDEEDTDPDANNLATRIQEERRLMYVGITRAQRSLHLSWCRKRRRAREDRVCEPSRFIEEMGLVQAVRQEDPAIAAMSPRERLGMLKSLLKK, from the coding sequence ATGTCCACAGATGCTCCTATTGGCCACGGCCTGAATCCCGCACAGAAAGAGGCAGTGCTGTATCTGGACGGCCCTTGCCTGGTGCTGGCGGGGGCTGGCAGCGGCAAGACGCGTGTCATCACGCAGAAGATTGCCTATCTGTTGCGTGAGTGCGGTTATATGGGGCGCAATGTGGTGGCGCTGACGTTCACCAACAAGGCGGCGCGCGAAATGACGGAGCGGGTCAAGCCGCTGGTTGACCGCAAACTCGCCAAGGGGCTGACCATCAGCACCTTTCATGCGCTGGGCGTGCGCTTGTTGCGCGAAGAGGCGGTGCATGCCGGGCTCAAGCCCCAGTTCTCCATTCTGGATGCCGATGACGCCATGGCCATCATCCAGGATTTGCTCGCGACGACGGATCGTGGCCGCCTGCGGGAGGTGCAATCCATCATTTCTTTGTGGAAAAACGCCTTGCTAGAGCCCGATGATGCGGCCAAGGTGGCCGTCACGCCAGGCGAGGTCGAGGCGGTGGCGGTATACCGCAGTTATGCCGCGACGCTGGCGGCCTATCAGGCGGTGGATTTCGACGATCTGATACGCATCCCGGCCAAGCTGCTAGAAGACAATGAAGCGGTGCGCACGCGCTGGCAGAACCGGGTGCGCTATCTCTTGGTGGATGAGTATCAGGACACCAATGTCTGTCAGTACCGTTTGGTGCAGTTGCTGACCGGGACGCGCTCCATGTTCACGGCGGTGGGTGACGATGACCAGGCCATCTATGCCTGGCGGGGCGCCACCATCGAAAATCTGGCCAAGCTGACGACCGACTATCCCAATCTCAAGCTCATCAAGCTGGAGCAGAATTACCGTTCCGTGCAGCGCATTCTGGCGGCCGCCAATAATGTGATCGAACGCAATCCTAAACTGTTCGAGAAAAAACTCTGGTCCGATCTCGGTGCGGGTGAGCCCATCACGGTAAGCCCGATGGATGGCGAAGAGCATGAGGCCGAATCCATTGCCATGAAGATCTCGGCGTCGCGCTTCGAGCGACAGGCGCAATGGAAGGATTTTGCGATTCTGTATCGCAGCAATCATCAGTCGCGCGTGCTGGAGCAGGCGCTGCGCAACCTCAAGATTCCGTACACGATTTCGGGCGGCCAGAGTTTTTTCGACAAGGCCGAAGTGCGCGACGTGCTGGCCTATCTGCGTCTGGTCGCCAATGACGACGATGATCCGGCTTTCATCCGCGCGGCCACGACGCCCAAGCGCGGTATCGGTCAGGCTACCTTGCAGACGCTGGGGCAGTATGCCGCGCAGCGTGCGATTTCTCTGTTGGAAGCCTCGGCGGAAGAGGGCCTGGAGGCGCTGCTGCAACCCCGCCAACTGGAGCCGCTGCGCACCTTTGGCGAATTCATCCGCCGTATTCAATGGCGGGCCGGCCGCAGCGCCGAAGGCGCCGCCACCCGTGCGGCCGAGCCCGCCGGGCCTTTGCTCGATGATTTGATGTCGGCCATCGACTATGAGCGTTTTCTTTTCGACAGCCTCGAAGAACGTCCGGCTCAGAATCGCTGGCAGAACGTGCTGGAATTGATGGCCTGGCTCAAGCGCAAGGCGGACGAAGACGGCATGACGCTCTTTGAGCTGGTGCAGCATGTGGCGCTCGTCACGATGCTGGAGCGCGGCGAAGACGAGGAGCCCGACGCGGTCAAGCTTTCGACCCTGCATGCCTCCAAAGGGCTGGAGTATCCCCATGTGTATCTGGTGGGCGTCGAAGAAGGCTTGTTGCCCCATGTGGGCCGCGATGAAGAGGATACCGATCCCGACGCCAATAACCTCGCCACGCGCATTCAGGAAGAGCGCCGCCTGATGTATGTCGGGATCACCCGCGCACAGCGCAGCTTGCACTTGAGCTGGTGCCGCAAGCGGCGGCGCGCACGTGAAGACCGCGTGTGTGAGCCATCGCGCTTCATTGAGGAAATGGGCCTGGTTCAAGCCGTTCGCCAGGAGGATCCGGCCATTGCGGCCATGAGTCCTCGCGAACGTTTGGGCATGCTGAAATCCCTGCTGAAAAAATAA
- a CDS encoding M20 family metallopeptidase yields the protein MHKLPTTQELVSEIQTWVQCESPSHYAEGITAMAELAAARAREVGLRVELTSLGEDIGPMVYATTREAGDTRHGILILAHIDTVHPVGTLSDNPCRIEDDRLYGPGSYDMKAGIVLALAGLSGLTGKHGTRLPIDFLMVPDEETGSHASRAHIERLAKQAKYALVCEPARPNGGKCVTARKGTGMLRLGVKGRPAHAGMAHDKGRSAIREMAHQVLALEAMTDYERGVTVSVGTISGGTVTNTVPAQCRCVVDFRVPDMGAASDVLRRMRELCAVGPDVELDIDVKLNRPPMVKTPASAELLELAQGYANEAGFPLEDAPMTGGGSDANFTSALGVPTLDGLGADGDGAHTLNEYIQISTLEMRAKFWHLLLRDLA from the coding sequence ATGCACAAGCTTCCGACTACGCAAGAACTCGTTTCCGAAATCCAGACCTGGGTGCAATGCGAATCGCCCTCCCACTATGCCGAGGGCATCACCGCCATGGCCGAGCTGGCCGCCGCGCGCGCCCGCGAAGTGGGCCTGCGCGTCGAACTCACCTCCCTGGGTGAGGACATCGGCCCCATGGTCTACGCCACGACCCGCGAAGCCGGCGACACCCGCCACGGCATCCTCATCCTGGCTCACATCGACACGGTGCACCCGGTGGGCACCCTGAGCGATAACCCCTGCCGCATCGAAGATGACCGCCTCTACGGCCCGGGCAGCTATGACATGAAGGCCGGCATCGTGCTGGCCCTGGCGGGTCTGAGCGGCCTGACCGGCAAGCATGGCACGCGCCTGCCCATCGACTTCCTGATGGTGCCCGACGAAGAAACCGGCAGCCATGCTTCGCGCGCGCATATCGAGCGCCTGGCCAAGCAGGCCAAGTATGCCCTGGTCTGTGAGCCGGCCCGCCCCAACGGCGGCAAATGCGTGACCGCCCGCAAGGGCACCGGCATGCTGCGCCTGGGTGTCAAGGGCCGGCCGGCCCATGCTGGCATGGCGCACGACAAGGGCCGCAGCGCCATCCGTGAAATGGCGCATCAAGTGCTGGCGCTCGAAGCCATGACCGACTACGAGCGCGGCGTCACGGTCAGCGTCGGCACGATTTCCGGCGGCACCGTGACCAACACCGTGCCGGCCCAGTGCCGTTGCGTGGTGGACTTCCGCGTGCCTGACATGGGTGCGGCCTCGGATGTGCTGCGCCGCATGCGCGAGCTGTGCGCGGTCGGCCCCGATGTCGAACTCGACATCGATGTCAAGCTCAACCGGCCGCCCATGGTCAAAACGCCGGCCTCGGCCGAACTGCTGGAATTGGCCCAGGGCTACGCCAACGAGGCCGGCTTCCCGCTTGAAGACGCCCCGATGACCGGCGGCGGCAGCGACGCCAACTTCACCTCCGCGCTGGGCGTGCCCACGCTAGACGGCCTGGGCGCCGATGGCGACGGCGCGCACACGCTAAACGAGTACATCCAGATCTCCACGCTCGAAATGCGCGCCAAGTTCTGGCATTTGCTACTGCGCGACCTGGCCTGA
- a CDS encoding alpha/beta hydrolase: MKPVELSNAERIAIELGHAGRNSFSYVDDDRNADRPFTLNTYRPYGYTPEDPVVIVQHGVLRNGDDYRDFWIPAADKHRLLIIAPTFSNEIWPGLDSYNNGRVFTPSGNPRHVDGWTYAMVGRVLKDLAASEISACNPVYLFGHSAGGQFVHRLMSSQPHTPFKGVMAANAGWYTLPTLDLTFPEGMGGVGLNEEHLARLLAYPMVILAGDQDIDTADPNLPNQPEALRQGPHRYARAYNYFEAGRKEAERRGLPFGWRLQSVPGIGHDGRAMSAVAAHLWFDGGMPDDATLAELAGNQTA; this comes from the coding sequence ATGAAACCCGTCGAACTGAGCAACGCCGAACGCATCGCCATCGAGCTGGGCCATGCCGGACGCAACAGCTTTTCGTATGTGGATGACGACCGCAACGCCGATCGCCCTTTCACGCTGAATACCTACCGGCCTTACGGTTACACCCCGGAAGACCCGGTAGTCATCGTACAGCACGGCGTCTTGCGCAATGGCGACGACTACCGCGATTTCTGGATTCCGGCAGCCGACAAGCACCGCCTGCTCATCATCGCCCCGACCTTTTCCAACGAGATCTGGCCGGGCCTGGACAGCTATAACAATGGGCGCGTCTTCACGCCCTCGGGCAACCCGCGCCATGTCGACGGCTGGACCTACGCGATGGTGGGCCGTGTGCTCAAGGATCTCGCCGCCTCCGAGATTTCCGCCTGTAACCCGGTTTATCTCTTCGGCCATTCGGCCGGCGGCCAGTTCGTGCACCGCCTGATGAGCAGCCAGCCGCACACGCCCTTTAAGGGCGTGATGGCGGCCAACGCCGGCTGGTACACCCTGCCCACCCTGGATCTGACTTTCCCGGAAGGCATGGGCGGAGTCGGCCTGAACGAGGAACACCTGGCTCGGCTACTGGCCTATCCAATGGTGATTCTGGCGGGCGATCAGGATATCGACACCGCCGATCCGAATTTGCCCAATCAACCCGAAGCCCTGCGCCAGGGGCCGCACCGTTACGCACGCGCTTACAACTACTTTGAAGCCGGCCGCAAGGAAGCCGAGCGCCGCGGCCTGCCTTTTGGCTGGCGCTTGCAAAGCGTGCCCGGCATCGGCCATGATGGACGCGCCATGTCCGCCGTCGCCGCCCACCTGTGGTTTGACGGCGGCATGCCTGACGACGCCACACTGGCCGAGCTGGCCGGTAACCAGACCGCCTGA
- a CDS encoding ABC transporter ATP-binding protein, translated as MTQADTPVIELRDVHKRFESRPDMAQRILALAGKPIDRRTVHAVNGVSLSIARGEVVGLVGESGCGKSTLGRVVAGLHRQSSGELYYQGREVNTLQGADKLAYTLGVQMVFQDPQASLNPRQRLRQILGEALKVHKLAPSAEIPGRIDRALAEVGLDREYRDRFPHQISGGQRQRIGIARALLVAPKFLVCDEPVAALDVSIQAQVINLFMDLREQHGFTYLFISHDLGVVRHISDRVAIMYLGKIVEQAKASEIFAHPNHPYTQALMAEVPDVGRRGRQFTPIRGEIPSPLNPPSGCTFHPRCPHATQRCREEVPELKTIAPGHVSACHLNDSAA; from the coding sequence ATGACCCAAGCCGACACCCCCGTTATCGAACTACGCGACGTCCATAAGCGATTTGAAAGCCGCCCGGACATGGCGCAACGCATTCTTGCCCTGGCCGGCAAACCCATCGACCGCCGCACCGTGCATGCCGTCAACGGCGTATCACTATCGATTGCGCGCGGCGAGGTCGTTGGACTGGTGGGCGAGTCCGGTTGCGGCAAGTCCACACTGGGCCGCGTCGTGGCCGGCCTGCATCGTCAAAGCTCGGGCGAACTGTATTACCAAGGCCGGGAAGTCAACACCCTGCAAGGGGCCGACAAGCTGGCCTACACGCTCGGCGTGCAGATGGTTTTCCAGGACCCGCAGGCCTCGCTCAACCCGCGCCAGCGCCTGCGCCAGATCCTTGGCGAAGCACTAAAGGTGCACAAACTCGCGCCGTCCGCCGAGATCCCCGGCCGTATCGACCGCGCCCTGGCCGAAGTCGGTCTGGACCGCGAGTACCGTGATCGCTTTCCGCATCAGATTTCCGGCGGCCAACGCCAGCGCATCGGCATCGCCCGCGCCTTGCTGGTCGCGCCCAAGTTTCTGGTGTGCGATGAGCCCGTCGCCGCGCTGGATGTATCCATCCAGGCTCAGGTCATCAACCTGTTCATGGATCTGCGCGAACAGCATGGTTTCACCTACCTGTTCATCAGCCATGACCTGGGCGTGGTGCGGCACATCTCCGATCGCGTGGCCATCATGTATCTCGGAAAGATCGTCGAACAGGCCAAGGCATCGGAGATTTTCGCCCATCCCAATCATCCTTATACTCAGGCATTGATGGCCGAGGTACCGGATGTGGGGCGGCGCGGACGCCAGTTCACGCCCATCCGGGGTGAGATTCCCTCGCCCCTGAACCCGCCATCGGGCTGTACCTTCCATCCGCGCTGCCCGCACGCCACGCAGCGCTGCAGAGAAGAAGTGCCCGAGCTCAAGACCATTGCTCCAGGCCATGTTTCGGCCTGCCACCTCAACGACTCCGCAGCCTGA
- a CDS encoding ABC transporter ATP-binding protein yields MSDTILEVRGLRTAFHTEAGAWPAVDGVDLTVKRGEVVGLVGESGSGKSVTGFSLLGLIDPPGEVVEGEIRFKGQDLRALSEEQMRQLRGNRIAMIFQDPLMTLNPVLKVGEQMLEAILTHEKMPRQEALERCREALAMVGIPSPEKRLNAYPHEFSGGMRQRVAIAIAMLNRPDLIICDEPTTALDVTIQGQILYRMQEICRKYQTALIWITHDLGVVAELADKVAVMYAGRIVETGPVNEVLDAPRHPYTRGLLDSMPAQSMPGSRLHQINGMAPSLSARPSGCAFRPRCPNVIPRCTEQPPAATHEGPRSFRCYVPIAREAA; encoded by the coding sequence ATGAGTGACACTATTCTCGAGGTGCGCGGCCTGCGCACCGCATTCCATACCGAAGCCGGCGCCTGGCCGGCGGTCGACGGCGTCGACCTCACTGTCAAACGCGGCGAAGTCGTCGGCCTCGTGGGCGAATCCGGTTCCGGCAAATCGGTCACTGGTTTCTCGCTGCTGGGTCTGATCGACCCGCCCGGAGAAGTCGTCGAGGGCGAAATCCGCTTCAAGGGTCAGGACCTGAGGGCCCTGAGCGAAGAACAGATGCGCCAGTTGCGCGGCAACCGCATCGCCATGATCTTCCAAGACCCGCTCATGACGCTGAATCCGGTGCTCAAGGTCGGCGAACAGATGCTGGAGGCCATCCTCACGCATGAAAAAATGCCGCGCCAAGAAGCCCTGGAACGCTGCCGCGAAGCGCTCGCCATGGTGGGCATTCCCTCGCCGGAAAAACGCCTGAACGCTTATCCGCACGAATTTTCGGGCGGTATGCGTCAGCGTGTGGCCATCGCTATCGCCATGCTCAACCGCCCCGACCTCATCATCTGCGATGAGCCGACAACGGCGCTGGACGTCACCATTCAAGGGCAGATTCTGTATCGCATGCAGGAGATCTGCCGTAAGTACCAAACCGCCCTGATCTGGATCACCCACGACCTGGGCGTAGTGGCCGAGCTCGCCGACAAAGTAGCCGTCATGTATGCCGGCCGCATTGTCGAAACCGGCCCGGTGAACGAAGTGCTGGATGCGCCGCGCCATCCCTATACGCGCGGCCTGCTGGATTCCATGCCCGCGCAGTCCATGCCTGGCAGCCGCCTGCACCAGATCAACGGCATGGCGCCCAGCCTGTCGGCACGCCCCTCGGGCTGTGCTTTCCGGCCCCGTTGTCCGAACGTGATTCCCCGCTGTACCGAGCAGCCTCCTGCCGCCACCCATGAAGGGCCGCGCAGCTTCCGCTGCTATGTGCCGATTGCCCGAGAGGCCGCATGA
- a CDS encoding ABC transporter permease: MATSSSNGRTRTVPPLAETPRRAQILKKLRSRPTLRGSALALFILIAVVLLAPFFAPQNPYDLANLNLLDGRLAPRSPMAEGGIYWLGTDDQGRDMLSAILYGLRISLFVGLTAVALSTAIGSLVGLLAAYTGGVIDSILMRLVDFILGFPTILVALVLLAMMGRGVDKVILALVIVQWAHYARIMRGRALQERRKEYVEAAANLGFPAWRIMLFHLLPNCIGPVMVFATIQIANAIVLEATLSFLGVGVPVTEPSLGLLIANGFQYLLSGDYWISLFPGLALLILILTINIVGDRLRESLDPRRA, translated from the coding sequence ATGGCAACATCCTCCAGCAATGGCCGCACGCGCACGGTTCCGCCCCTGGCCGAAACCCCGCGACGCGCGCAAATTCTGAAGAAGCTGCGCAGCCGCCCGACCCTGCGCGGGTCGGCGCTCGCCCTGTTCATTCTCATCGCAGTGGTGCTGCTGGCGCCTTTCTTCGCGCCGCAAAACCCCTATGACCTCGCCAATCTCAACCTGCTGGATGGCCGGCTGGCGCCGCGCTCGCCCATGGCCGAAGGTGGCATCTACTGGCTCGGCACCGACGACCAGGGCCGCGACATGCTCAGCGCCATTCTGTATGGCCTGCGCATCAGCCTGTTCGTGGGCCTGACGGCCGTGGCCTTGTCCACCGCCATCGGCAGCCTAGTCGGCCTGCTGGCGGCTTATACCGGCGGCGTGATCGACTCCATCCTGATGCGTCTGGTCGATTTCATCCTGGGCTTCCCGACCATTCTGGTGGCCCTGGTGCTGCTGGCCATGATGGGCCGGGGCGTAGACAAGGTGATTCTGGCCCTGGTCATCGTGCAATGGGCGCATTACGCGCGCATCATGCGCGGCCGGGCGCTACAGGAGCGGCGCAAAGAGTATGTCGAAGCGGCGGCCAACCTCGGCTTTCCGGCCTGGCGCATCATGCTCTTTCATCTGCTGCCCAACTGTATCGGGCCGGTGATGGTGTTCGCCACCATCCAGATCGCCAATGCCATCGTGCTGGAAGCCACGCTCTCCTTCCTGGGCGTCGGCGTGCCGGTGACCGAACCGTCGCTGGGCCTGTTGATCGCCAACGGCTTCCAATACCTGCTCTCGGGTGATTACTGGATCAGCCTGTTCCCGGGCCTGGCCCTGCTGATCCTCATCCTGACCATCAACATCGTGGGCGACCGCCTGCGCGAAAGCCTGGACCCTCGACGAGCATGA
- a CDS encoding ABC transporter permease: protein MALFILRRLIQSLFVLLAVSLVVFLAVYAVGDPIELLVSPEASMEARQAMITRLGLDLPVWEQYLNFLWRALHGDLGNSFVHGIPALELILQRMPATFELVLVAITLTCVFGIPLGLVAGLYRDQPLGRGIMGTSVLGFSLPNFWQGMMLILLFSVWLGWLPASGRGPTITVFGIPFSLFSSEGWAHVIMPAINLGLANIALVLRMTASGVVEAQSQEYVKFARAKGVKPGRIVRRHILRNILIPVVTVIGMEFGQLIAYSTITETVFAWPGMGKLLIDSVYQLDRPVVVAYVMLVTLIFVIINLIVDIMYAALDPRVQLVAPAH from the coding sequence GTGGCCTTGTTTATCCTGCGCAGGCTGATTCAAAGCCTGTTTGTTCTGCTAGCGGTATCGCTGGTTGTCTTTCTTGCGGTGTACGCCGTGGGGGACCCGATCGAACTGCTGGTCAGCCCCGAAGCCAGCATGGAAGCCCGTCAGGCGATGATTACCCGCCTCGGCCTGGACCTGCCCGTCTGGGAGCAATACCTCAACTTCCTGTGGCGCGCCCTGCACGGCGATCTGGGCAACTCCTTCGTGCACGGCATCCCCGCGCTCGAACTCATCCTGCAACGCATGCCGGCCACCTTTGAACTGGTGCTGGTCGCCATCACGCTGACCTGTGTTTTCGGCATCCCCTTGGGGCTGGTCGCCGGCCTGTACCGCGACCAGCCGCTCGGCCGAGGCATCATGGGGACGTCGGTGCTAGGCTTCTCCCTGCCCAATTTCTGGCAGGGCATGATGCTGATCCTGCTGTTTTCGGTGTGGCTGGGCTGGCTGCCCGCCTCCGGACGCGGACCGACCATCACGGTGTTCGGCATCCCGTTCTCGCTGTTTTCGTCCGAAGGCTGGGCCCATGTCATCATGCCGGCCATCAACCTGGGGCTGGCCAATATCGCGCTGGTCCTGCGCATGACCGCCAGCGGCGTGGTCGAAGCCCAGTCGCAGGAGTATGTGAAGTTCGCGCGGGCCAAGGGCGTCAAGCCTGGCCGTATCGTGCGCCGCCACATTCTGCGCAACATTCTGATCCCGGTCGTCACCGTGATCGGCATGGAATTCGGCCAACTGATCGCCTACTCGACCATCACTGAAACCGTGTTCGCCTGGCCGGGCATGGGCAAGTTGCTGATCGATAGCGTCTACCAGCTCGACCGCCCTGTCGTGGTGGCCTATGTGATGCTGGTCACGCTGATCTTCGTCATCATCAATCTCATTGTCGACATCATGTACGCCGCCCTCGACCCGCGCGTGCAGTTGGTCGCCCCCGCACATTAA
- a CDS encoding ABC transporter substrate-binding protein, with protein sequence MKSRLLLAALAAGMVAAPGSAALAQNLKIALSSEPTSADPHYHKQTQNDAFAAHVYDSLVARDADMKLKPSLAKSWKTLDDLTWEFKLRDDVKFSNGKPFTSEDVLFTICRTLNNETNVSQSYMDMTKRITDVQTPDAYTVIIKTAEPLPLMPAELARGLPIIWNGIVEHGKLTFDPKKGCGVTGKWPTVADFNNGKDAIGTGPYTLKSYVKGSGIELSRNELYWGEKPAWKEVKMVPVPNAGPRLTGLLSGDFDVIENPAARDLQRIKSNPQYGYVATPSTRLVFFQPDVGRAESPFVKAADGKNPLQDLRVRKAISMAIDRKTIVSRIMDGLATPAYQYMPDGMFGGLANAPEIKYDPEGAKKLLAEAGYPNGFEMTISTTNDRYVNDGQVAQAVAQYLSRVGIKANVDAMTASIYFPKRAKREFSFPIGGWPSEVGEASGLFQLWVASLDSPKSLGTSNYGGFSNPDFDKVYLEAIVTVDPAKREKLLQQATQIALDNVPLIPLHFESSIWAFRKGLTYEGRRDQYTLATSVKPADKK encoded by the coding sequence ATGAAGTCTCGCCTCCTCCTGGCCGCATTGGCGGCGGGCATGGTCGCCGCGCCCGGCAGCGCCGCCCTTGCCCAAAACCTGAAGATCGCGCTGTCGTCCGAACCCACGTCGGCCGACCCGCACTATCACAAGCAAACGCAGAACGACGCCTTCGCGGCCCACGTCTATGACTCGCTGGTGGCGCGGGATGCGGACATGAAGCTCAAGCCCTCGCTGGCCAAGTCCTGGAAAACCCTGGACGACCTGACCTGGGAATTCAAGCTGCGCGACGACGTCAAGTTTTCCAACGGCAAGCCTTTCACCTCCGAGGATGTGCTGTTCACCATCTGCCGTACGCTGAACAACGAGACCAATGTCTCGCAGTCGTACATGGACATGACCAAGCGCATCACGGACGTGCAAACGCCCGATGCGTACACCGTCATCATCAAGACGGCCGAACCGCTGCCGCTGATGCCCGCCGAACTGGCGCGCGGTCTGCCCATCATCTGGAACGGCATTGTCGAGCACGGCAAGCTGACCTTCGATCCGAAAAAGGGTTGCGGCGTTACTGGCAAGTGGCCCACCGTGGCCGACTTCAACAATGGCAAGGACGCCATTGGTACTGGCCCCTACACCCTGAAGTCTTACGTGAAGGGCTCGGGTATCGAACTCAGCCGCAACGAGCTTTACTGGGGCGAGAAGCCGGCCTGGAAAGAAGTCAAGATGGTGCCCGTGCCCAATGCGGGCCCGCGCCTGACCGGCCTGCTCTCGGGTGACTTCGACGTCATTGAAAACCCGGCCGCACGCGATCTGCAGCGCATCAAGTCCAATCCGCAATACGGCTACGTCGCCACGCCGTCCACCCGCCTGGTGTTCTTCCAGCCGGACGTGGGCCGCGCCGAAAGCCCCTTCGTCAAAGCGGCCGACGGCAAGAATCCGCTCCAGGATCTGCGTGTGCGCAAAGCCATCTCGATGGCGATCGACCGCAAGACCATCGTGTCGCGCATCATGGACGGCCTGGCTACGCCCGCCTACCAATACATGCCTGACGGCATGTTCGGCGGTTTGGCCAACGCCCCTGAAATCAAGTACGACCCCGAAGGCGCCAAGAAGCTGCTGGCCGAGGCGGGCTACCCGAATGGCTTCGAGATGACCATCTCGACCACCAACGACCGCTACGTCAATGACGGCCAAGTGGCTCAGGCTGTGGCGCAGTACCTGTCGCGCGTCGGCATCAAGGCCAACGTTGACGCCATGACCGCCTCGATCTACTTCCCCAAGCGCGCCAAGCGTGAGTTCAGCTTCCCGATCGGCGGCTGGCCGTCTGAAGTGGGCGAGGCCTCGGGTCTGTTCCAACTGTGGGTCGCCTCGCTGGATTCGCCCAAGAGCCTGGGCACCAGCAACTACGGCGGTTTCAGCAACCCCGACTTCGACAAGGTCTATCTGGAAGCCATCGTGACGGTCGATCCGGCCAAGCGCGAAAAGCTGCTGCAACAGGCCACGCAGATCGCCCTGGACAATGTGCCGCTGATCCCGCTGCACTTCGAAAGCAGCATCTGGGCCTTCCGCAAGGGCCTGACCTACGAGGGCCGCCGCGACCAGTACACGCTGGCCACCTCGGTCAAACCCGCGGACAAGAAGTAA
- a CDS encoding NAD(P)H-hydrate dehydratase, which produces MPALIAPKQFPDLFAPRPSDSNKGSFGSLGILGGGPGMTGAALLAARAALKTGAGKVLVGLAETPSPLACDPLQPELMVRDADHLLTCGLTLSAWTAGCGIGTSDYAIRTLSLLFQSRAGAPLVLDADGLNLLASGKLDPSWGKGTVVLTPHPAEAARLLACATAQVQADRPAAAKALARRFTAWIVLKGAGSLVCAPDGACLRNPTGNPGLATAGTGDVLAGMLGALLAQSLPPEQAVPAAVWLHGAAADALAAQGVGPIGLTAGELADAARAIRNGRLIHPPLPGGSFTTN; this is translated from the coding sequence ATGCCCGCCTTGATCGCGCCCAAGCAGTTTCCCGATCTGTTCGCCCCCCGCCCGAGCGATAGCAATAAAGGCAGTTTCGGCAGTCTGGGCATCCTGGGCGGCGGCCCGGGCATGACGGGCGCGGCCTTGCTGGCGGCGCGCGCCGCGCTCAAGACCGGCGCCGGGAAAGTACTGGTCGGCCTGGCCGAGACACCCAGTCCGCTGGCCTGCGACCCCCTCCAACCGGAACTGATGGTGCGCGATGCGGACCATCTGCTGACCTGCGGCCTGACGCTGTCGGCCTGGACGGCGGGCTGCGGCATTGGCACCTCGGATTACGCCATTCGAACGCTATCGCTCCTGTTTCAATCGCGTGCCGGGGCGCCGTTGGTGCTGGACGCCGATGGCCTGAATTTGCTGGCCTCGGGCAAGCTTGATCCGAGCTGGGGCAAGGGCACCGTGGTCTTGACCCCGCACCCCGCCGAGGCGGCGCGTCTGCTCGCCTGCGCCACAGCCCAGGTACAGGCAGACCGCCCGGCGGCAGCCAAGGCGCTGGCGCGGCGCTTCACGGCCTGGATCGTGCTCAAGGGCGCGGGCAGCCTGGTCTGTGCCCCCGATGGCGCTTGCCTGCGCAACCCGACAGGCAATCCAGGCCTGGCCACGGCCGGCACCGGCGATGTATTGGCCGGCATGCTGGGCGCCTTGCTGGCCCAATCCTTGCCGCCGGAACAGGCCGTGCCCGCCGCCGTCTGGCTGCACGGCGCGGCTGCTGACGCCCTGGCCGCCCAGGGAGTGGGGCCCATCGGCCTGACGGCCGGCGAACTGGCTGACGCCGCCCGCGCCATCCGCAACGGCCGGCTGATTCACCCACCCCTCCCCGGCGGCAGCTTTACAACAAACTAG